The following DNA comes from Salvia splendens isolate huo1 chromosome 17, SspV2, whole genome shotgun sequence.
tgggtgaaaaagcccacacgcgcgcacacgtgcgcgccgccgcccgccccgcccgagcccgagcccgagcccgtgctcgtgcgcgtgggcgtgggcgcgggccgcgggcccgggcccgggcccgatcccgatctcgatcttgggcttgggcttggacttggacttggatcttggtctttgggtggtctttgggcttggggcttggcccaaactattctttttggaccaccgccgagtcagcaatccaagtggcttgacacgtcgtcaagcgaggtacagtcacggctgccacgtgagaaatccacacgctccacatgcgaaaggcacacgcctgccacacgcttgtaaccgacgtcggttacgaatctgccatgatgagccaggcttggcctataaataggctagtcataccactgcattagacacATTATtcacaagcattctctgcatcataagctctctccctctctgcattgttttctatcgaagctctgccctctcctccatcccgttcgtcggagctctactgactgcggtgctgcatcaatagagacgtagccgttttacctttggggacgacacgccaaaccgaagagcactaccggggcgtatctcgtcttgcgggaagaggcctcctcgactcggctaatcacactggtttagtagtttcgttTATACGttgtaattttaagttcagttcttccttttctttcttttgggttgtattacgcccggtggttatctttgtaatcccagaaaccaacacttTTGTTGTCTGGCTTTTTGTTAGCGAATTTCTAGCATCCAACTATGAGAAGTAGTTTCTAAATAAGCTTTAatctcattattatttttatttgtgacATGGAAGCATCGCTAGctgtaaatatatatttatatagatttTTTAGTCATCTCGAAATTGATATATAGCTCGTGttttttgttgaggattgaaccctagacatcttagttaaaaatccaacaaccaaaccattggactactacattttatatgacatttattgaaaacgaaaatatttctacactctacggagggggcggatatCCTATTTTCGGATTGATTCAATGAAAAATTTAGGCTCTCCGGACGGTCGGgtaggggcgaccgcccccaccTGCCCCcgcctggatccgccactgaatAACACCATTcacaaaaaaatactagtaaaaaaacaaataaattaaaaataattgccTGCATTGTGAGAgcttaattaattcaaaagcACACAAGATTATTATTGACGTGCTAATTAATtctacaaattaattaaaaattaaaacgtGATCtattatcttatttatttatttgaaattatagagaaagcaagtaaattgaGAGAAAAGGATGAACAATTACAGCCGAGTGGAAATTAAACGATAATTAAAATGTATATGTTACATGGCTAGTTCTGGTCTTAGCTGCTCCCAATTATATCATCGTATGTACCTTTGATTTTCTCAATCAAAGCATCcctgaaatttaattttgtagtaAGTCATTAAACTCGTCTAATCaatttaatagtactataagTATGAGATGAAATCAAACCTGCTTGATTTAGAGGCCAGATTTCTATATGCAAAATACTGCACCAAAATATAACAAGATTAGGacattaatcaatattaatttatttgtaacATTGTCTCCTAGTTTGAATTTATATTACTATACataattaactaattatataaaattaaagaacTTACGCCAGTATATCCAATTCCTACGAGCTCCAGAACTCCAGGAATGAGTGGAAGCTTGTCAATAGCCTTGCAAAATAAATGAGGAAAatatattaaacaaataaacataCAATATGAATTTAGAAACTAGAATTAATGGATCGATCATTCCAAGTTTCTAACCATTTTTCCATATAGCTGAAAAAGGGATTTGCccctaaaatcataaattttccGTACATTTTAGTTTTGCgtataaactttaaaatttgcttgttaatttatgaatttctaATTTAATAGTACTACGATTTTGCAATCAAATCAAGAATGAAGTGCTTCTTCATAAGCAAATTTTAAATACGATATGCAAACTCAAAATTTTCTAAAGTTTAAAAAGTTAGTTTTTCAGcctgatttttaaattttcgagacGAACCAAAATTTAATCAAAGTTAATGATTTTCTGCCATTTTGCATGtagtaatataaataatattcttaCAGAGATGACTCCGGCGCTGGCAATGAGTCCGATTAGTCCTGCCACCGCCAGAGAAGTAACGGCATACTTGTCTTCAACTTTATCCCACTGCAAATATATAttgtaattatttaattaattagagagATCGATTCATGAAATAGATAAATCAGAAAAGTTCTTACAGTTTCCTGAATTTTTGTGACTATTTCAGGGGTCTCAGTTGAGGCAGCGTCAGCAACTTCAGTCGACGCCTCTCCGGTAACCATGGCCACCACATTCCGGCCACTCTTCCTACCTGACATCAATGGGGCACACAAAacattttgtatttatttataaagacgataaaaaaaaattaactaaattCTACTGCATAATTTTTTAGAGCAAATTTCAACCGTTACATAAAAAATGGAAGGATGAGATTAAAAATACGATGATCATTAGATACTAATAGGTCATTTTAAGATGAGCTAAAACGATCTAAAAATAACTTAATTTGTAGGAGTATTCGAAATGACTTTAGTTATTGGTTATGCAATAAGATTTGGTAATTTTTTCAACATTGTCCTATTTATGAATACACATATATcaattaataaagtaatgaAGGAGATGGAGGGGACTGACTGTAGGAGGTGGTCTTGGCGAGGTGAGGAGTGGGAATCGTGACGCattgggcggcggcggcggcggtggcggcgggtTGAAGACGAGGAGCCTtggatgaagaagaaagagagagaggggtgAATGCTGTTGAGGCCATACCTTCTAATTAATCCTGATAAAATTAAGCtgccctctcttctctcttgtTTTTCACTTACTAATATTATCTAAGTATCTGAATTTCTAAtcctttttctttgttttttcttttagaaaagaaaatatgttGGAGTAAAGGAAAACCACTCGTGGTAATCTTATGGATAATGTGGTATGGTGACGTGGCACTTGGATAGCCATTTTATGGTGTTGCTGTGGATAAAATATTTTAGGTCCCTATACAAAAATCGGAAGAAATATGTAAGACTAATTTGGaggaaaatgtgtattttttttaattttataggcCAAACATTTTGATATTCTATGATCACCATGGATTATTTTTCCCAGTTAAAAGTCACAAGTAAAGGGTTGGACGGTTGGAGTATACACTAATAAATGTTCGCAAAAAAAGTCTAAAACTTCATGGtcttattttggttttattgCCATTTTTACGGGGTTGAATGCAAAAGAAGTATATGGTACAATGGCTAATTTTGGAAATGGAACTTATTATGGAGTTGGACTAAAGAAGCTCATCTTCAACTCACTGACGTCGTCTACTGCTACTCGGTTTGCACAGTAAaacatagtagtagtaataaacaACAAACATTAAATAATCTCAAAATCAATACATTGTATAACTAAGAGTACAAAACAATGGCATCTAGATGTACAAAAAAAACATGTAAATTGAACTAGTTATAGTTCAAATTAGTCTAAGGTCAAATACTTGAATACTAAAACAAGTAAAATGGG
Coding sequences within:
- the LOC121773630 gene encoding protein CURVATURE THYLAKOID 1B, chloroplastic-like codes for the protein MASTAFTPLSLSSSSKAPRLQPAATAAAAAQCVTIPTPHLAKTTSYSRKSGRNVVAMVTGEASTEVADAASTETPEIVTKIQETWDKVEDKYAVTSLAVAGLIGLIASAGVISAIDKLPLIPGVLELVGIGYTGYFAYRNLASKSSRDALIEKIKGTYDDIIGSS